TGCTATCTAATAGGGCAATAGAAAAGCTTAAATCAGAGCCTACATCAGGAAAAGCATTATACCGCACCATTCCCACTTTTTTAATTGCTGTTTTTCCTTCTTTGTCTAAAGAATTTAAATCAATTTTTAACTTGTCTAATTTGTTTTTTATCTCTTCATTCTCTGTAAGGATTCTAGAAAAAATATCAAAGACATCTCCTTTTTCCAATGTTTTAATTACCTTATTATAAGTCCTGTTTAATCTTAAAAATTTCCCATTAATTATAAGTATGAAAATTAATTCTATAATTGATAAAACTGATAAAAACAAGATAATCAGCGTAGCATTTTGAGAAATAATGTCTAAAAAATTTTGCATAAGTTTCTCCTCCAATTCGTCAGAATGTTTTTCGCGAAATTATTTCAATAGCTTTTATAGCTTTTTCTACTTCTTCTTCAGTATTAAAATAGCCAATTCCAAATCTCAAAGTGCCAGTCTTTAGTGTGCCAATTGTTGAATGGGCTAATGGAGCACAGTGTATTCCCGCTCGAGTAGCTATATCAAAGTCTCTATCCAAAATATAACTTATTTCTCCTACATCTCTATCTTTTAATGTTATTGAAACTACTCCAACTCTTTCTTCTATTTCTTGTGGACCATATACTTTAACTTCTTTTATTTGCTCCAATCCTTCTATCAACATTTTAGTAAGCTTTCTTTCATGTTGATATATAGCATCTACACCTATGTTTTTTACAAATTTCACTCCTTCCTTTAGTCCTGCAATCCCTGGAGTATTAGGAGTACCACTTTCTAATTTGTCTGGCATCAAATCAGGTTGATACATTGACTCTGACTTACTTCCCGTTCCCCCTTCTTCAAGAGGCAATACATCTATACCTTCTCTTACATATAATCCTCCTGTACCTTGAGGACCGTACAATCCTTTGTGGCCAGGAAAAGCTAAAAGGTCGATGTTTTGTCTTTCTACATCTATAGGCAATACTCCCGCCGTCTGAGCTGCATCCACCAAGAAAATTAAATTCATTTCCCGGGCAATATTTCCTATTTCCTCAATAGGATTTATCGTACCTGTCACATTGGAAGCATGGGTTATTGCAATCATTTTTGTTTTTTTTGTAATTGCTTTCTTTATATCCTCAGGGTCAATCTTTCCTTCCTCATTTGCTTTCACAATTGTAACTTCTATTCCTTTTTCTTTCAATGCCATAAGGGGCCTTATCATAGAATTATGCTCCATACTAGAAGTTATTACATGATCTCCTTCTTTCAAAAGGCCCTTTAAAGCAATATTCAAAGCTTCTGTTGTATTAGATGTAAATACCACTCTCATAAGGTCTTTAATATTGAAAATGCTGCATATCTCTTGCCTGGCTTCAAAAATAACCCTTCCTGATTCAAGTGCCATTTTGTGTCCGCCTCTTCCAGGGTTTCCGCAGTTTCTTAAAACTTTCTCTACTTCCTTATACACTCCCTCGGGTTTAGGCCAAGAAGTAGCAGCATTATCAAAATAAATCATAATCCTATCTCCTTTAAATTAAATCTCCCGCTATTAATATATGCAAACCTCCTTTTAGAGTTCTTAACTATATTT
The sequence above is a segment of the Thermoanaerobacter ethanolicus JW 200 genome. Coding sequences within it:
- a CDS encoding aminotransferase class V-fold PLP-dependent enzyme, with the translated sequence MIYFDNAATSWPKPEGVYKEVEKVLRNCGNPGRGGHKMALESGRVIFEARQEICSIFNIKDLMRVVFTSNTTEALNIALKGLLKEGDHVITSSMEHNSMIRPLMALKEKGIEVTIVKANEEGKIDPEDIKKAITKKTKMIAITHASNVTGTINPIEEIGNIAREMNLIFLVDAAQTAGVLPIDVERQNIDLLAFPGHKGLYGPQGTGGLYVREGIDVLPLEEGGTGSKSESMYQPDLMPDKLESGTPNTPGIAGLKEGVKFVKNIGVDAIYQHERKLTKMLIEGLEQIKEVKVYGPQEIEERVGVVSITLKDRDVGEISYILDRDFDIATRAGIHCAPLAHSTIGTLKTGTLRFGIGYFNTEEEVEKAIKAIEIISRKTF
- a CDS encoding DUF4446 family protein, yielding MQNFLDIISQNATLIILFLSVLSIIELIFILIINGKFLRLNRTYNKVIKTLEKGDVFDIFSRILTENEEIKNKLDKLKIDLNSLDKEGKTAIKKVGMVRYNAFPDVGSDLSFSIALLDSNDDGIVLSGIYGRNETATFAKPIERGQSKYPLSAEEVQAIERAKRKAL